The proteins below are encoded in one region of Ursus arctos isolate Adak ecotype North America unplaced genomic scaffold, UrsArc2.0 scaffold_24, whole genome shotgun sequence:
- the CDR2L gene encoding cerebellar degeneration-related protein 2-like isoform X2 has product MARFADLHLAAELGKTLLERNKELEESLQQMYSTNEEQVQEIEYLTKQLDTLRHMNEQHAKVYEQLDLTARDLELTNQKLVLESKAAQQKIHGLTETIERLQAQVEELQAQVEQLRGLEQLRVRREKRERRRTIHTFPCLKELCTSPRCEDAFRLHSSSLELGPRPLEQENERLQTLVGVLRSQVSQERQRKERAEREYAAVLQEYSELERQLCDMEGCRLRVQELEAELLELQQMKQAKTYLLGREDHLAEALLAPLTQAPEADDPQPGSGDDSAAQDGVSSPAASPGHAVRKSCSDTALNAIVAKDPASRHAGNLTLHANSVRKRGMSILREVDEQYHALLEKYEELLSKCRQHGAGVRHAGVQTSRPISRDSSWRDLRGGEEGQGEAKAGEKSLSQHVEAVDKRLEQSQPEYKALFKEIFSRIQKTKADINATKVKTHSSK; this is encoded by the exons ATGGCCAGATTTGCTG ACTTGCACTTGGCCGCAGAGCTGGGGAAGACACTGCTGGAGAGGAACAAGGAGCTGGAGGAGTCTCTGCAGCAGATGTACTCCACCAATGAGGAGCAAGTGCAGGAGATAGAG TATTTAACCAAGCAGCTGGACACGCTACGGCACATGAATGAGCAGCATGCCAAAGTATACGAGCAGCTGGACCTGACAGCCCGAGACCTGGAGCTGACCAACCAGAAGCTGGTGCTGGAGAGTAAGGCTGCCCAGCAGAAGATCCATGG GCTGACGGAGACCATCGAGCGCCTGCAGGCACAGGTGGAGGAGCTGCAGGCCCAGGTGGAGCAGCTGCGGGGCCTAGAGCAGCTGCGCGTGCGCCGTGAGAAGCGGGAGCGCCGGCGAACCATCCATACCTTCCCCTGCCTCAAGGAGCTGTGCACCAGCCCCCG GTGTGAGGATGCCTTCCGCCTGCACAGTTCCTCCCTGGAGCTGGGCCCGCGGCCCTTGGAGCAGGAGAACGAGCGGCTGCAGACCTTGGTGGGTGTGCTGCGTTCCCAGGTGAGCCAGGAGCGGCAGCGCAAGGAGCGGGCGGAGCGCGAGTACGCGGCCGTGCTGCAGGAGTACTCGGAGCTGGAGCGGCAGCTGTGCGACATGGAGGGCTGCCGCCTCCGCGTGCAGGAGCTGGAGGCCGAGCTGCTGGAGCTGCAGCAGATGAAGCAGGCCAAGACCTACCTGCTGGGCCGGGAGGACCACCTGGCCGAGGCCCTGCTGGCGCCCCTCACCCAGGCCCCCGAGGCCGACGACCCCCAGCCCGGCAGTGGGGACGACTCGGCTGCCCAGGATGGCGTCTCCTCGCCGGCCGCCTCCCCGGGCCACGCCGTACGCAAGAGCTGCAGCGACACTGCGCTCAACGCCATCGTGGCCAAAGACCCAGCCAGCCGGCACGCGGGCAACCTCACGCTGCACGCCAACAGCGTGCGCAAGCGGGGCATGTCCATCCTGCGGGAGGTGGACGAGCAGTACCACGCACTGCTCGAGAAGTATGAGGAGCTGCTGAGCAAATGCCGGCAGCACGGCGCTGGGGTGCGGCATGCTGGCGTGCAGACCTCGCGACCCATCTCCCGAGACAGCTCGTGGAGAGACCTCCGTGGCGGCGAGGAGGGCCAGGGGGAGGCCAAGGCAGGTGAGAAGAGCCTGAGCCAGCACGTAGAGGCTGTGGACAAGCGGCTGGAGCAGAGCCAGCCGGAGTACAAGGCGCTTTTCAAGGAGATCTTTTCCAGGATCCAGAAGACCAAGGCTGACATCAATGCCACCAAAGTCAAGACGCACAGCAGCAAGTAG
- the CDR2L gene encoding cerebellar degeneration-related protein 2-like isoform X1 codes for MRRAAGMEDFSTEEEEPWYDQQDLEQDLHLAAELGKTLLERNKELEESLQQMYSTNEEQVQEIEYLTKQLDTLRHMNEQHAKVYEQLDLTARDLELTNQKLVLESKAAQQKIHGLTETIERLQAQVEELQAQVEQLRGLEQLRVRREKRERRRTIHTFPCLKELCTSPRCEDAFRLHSSSLELGPRPLEQENERLQTLVGVLRSQVSQERQRKERAEREYAAVLQEYSELERQLCDMEGCRLRVQELEAELLELQQMKQAKTYLLGREDHLAEALLAPLTQAPEADDPQPGSGDDSAAQDGVSSPAASPGHAVRKSCSDTALNAIVAKDPASRHAGNLTLHANSVRKRGMSILREVDEQYHALLEKYEELLSKCRQHGAGVRHAGVQTSRPISRDSSWRDLRGGEEGQGEAKAGEKSLSQHVEAVDKRLEQSQPEYKALFKEIFSRIQKTKADINATKVKTHSSK; via the exons ATGCGGAGAGCCGCCGGGATGGAGGACTTCTCCACAGAGGAAGAGGAGCCCTGGTACGACCAGCAGGACCTGGAACAGG ACTTGCACTTGGCCGCAGAGCTGGGGAAGACACTGCTGGAGAGGAACAAGGAGCTGGAGGAGTCTCTGCAGCAGATGTACTCCACCAATGAGGAGCAAGTGCAGGAGATAGAG TATTTAACCAAGCAGCTGGACACGCTACGGCACATGAATGAGCAGCATGCCAAAGTATACGAGCAGCTGGACCTGACAGCCCGAGACCTGGAGCTGACCAACCAGAAGCTGGTGCTGGAGAGTAAGGCTGCCCAGCAGAAGATCCATGG GCTGACGGAGACCATCGAGCGCCTGCAGGCACAGGTGGAGGAGCTGCAGGCCCAGGTGGAGCAGCTGCGGGGCCTAGAGCAGCTGCGCGTGCGCCGTGAGAAGCGGGAGCGCCGGCGAACCATCCATACCTTCCCCTGCCTCAAGGAGCTGTGCACCAGCCCCCG GTGTGAGGATGCCTTCCGCCTGCACAGTTCCTCCCTGGAGCTGGGCCCGCGGCCCTTGGAGCAGGAGAACGAGCGGCTGCAGACCTTGGTGGGTGTGCTGCGTTCCCAGGTGAGCCAGGAGCGGCAGCGCAAGGAGCGGGCGGAGCGCGAGTACGCGGCCGTGCTGCAGGAGTACTCGGAGCTGGAGCGGCAGCTGTGCGACATGGAGGGCTGCCGCCTCCGCGTGCAGGAGCTGGAGGCCGAGCTGCTGGAGCTGCAGCAGATGAAGCAGGCCAAGACCTACCTGCTGGGCCGGGAGGACCACCTGGCCGAGGCCCTGCTGGCGCCCCTCACCCAGGCCCCCGAGGCCGACGACCCCCAGCCCGGCAGTGGGGACGACTCGGCTGCCCAGGATGGCGTCTCCTCGCCGGCCGCCTCCCCGGGCCACGCCGTACGCAAGAGCTGCAGCGACACTGCGCTCAACGCCATCGTGGCCAAAGACCCAGCCAGCCGGCACGCGGGCAACCTCACGCTGCACGCCAACAGCGTGCGCAAGCGGGGCATGTCCATCCTGCGGGAGGTGGACGAGCAGTACCACGCACTGCTCGAGAAGTATGAGGAGCTGCTGAGCAAATGCCGGCAGCACGGCGCTGGGGTGCGGCATGCTGGCGTGCAGACCTCGCGACCCATCTCCCGAGACAGCTCGTGGAGAGACCTCCGTGGCGGCGAGGAGGGCCAGGGGGAGGCCAAGGCAGGTGAGAAGAGCCTGAGCCAGCACGTAGAGGCTGTGGACAAGCGGCTGGAGCAGAGCCAGCCGGAGTACAAGGCGCTTTTCAAGGAGATCTTTTCCAGGATCCAGAAGACCAAGGCTGACATCAATGCCACCAAAGTCAAGACGCACAGCAGCAAGTAG